The proteins below come from a single Tigriopus californicus strain San Diego chromosome 3, Tcal_SD_v2.1, whole genome shotgun sequence genomic window:
- the LOC131878404 gene encoding myosin light chain kinase, smooth muscle-like isoform X2 has translation MNGGGPDHYEVKDVSEYKANYEKLKELGRGKFGIVYEVRPLTEETDKSCAAKYVRARKRDVREGALQEIRLLHKLNHPYIIEFIDAFQGPSEVILVTEFLSGGELFERVADEDFDLTESECVSFMKQICEGVRYLHENQVVHLDLKPENIICVRKDANEVKIIDFGQARELKDSVQIKVMCGTPEFVPPEVVNYDPIGLSSDLWSLGVIAYVLLSGLSPFMGDSQTDTFSNISRAEYDFEEPEFDSITQEAKDFIALLLIKTPGKRMSAEKCLEHPWLTTSEKLEMKKKINTAKLRKFLARRRWQRCGQAIRAMKRMSGLMLKRRSTQSMDSNIAEHSLDEEKEIKTHKTGSSEDSNSDEEVAHFVYSRVYTTTFTMTVT, from the exons AAGTTCGGCATTGTCTATGAGGTCAGACCTCTGACCGAGGAAACCGACAAATCGTGTGCTGCTAAATATGTCAG AGCCCGGAAAAGAGATGTCCGGGAGGGAGCCTTGCAAGAGATCCGATTGCTCCACAAGCTGAATCACCCGTACATCATCGAGTTCATTGACGCTTTCCAAGGACCATCGGAAGTGATCTTGGTGACCGAGTTTCTCTCCGGTGGAGAGCTCTTTGAACGCGTGGCCGATGAAGACTTTGATCTCACGGAATCCGAGTGTGTCTCCTTCATGAAGCAAATCTGCGAAGGCGTGAGATATCTACACGAAAATCAAGTGGTCCACTTGGATTTGAAACCAGAAAACATCATTTGCGTGAGGAAGGATGCCAACGAGGTCAAGATCATCGATTTCGGCCAAGCTCGGGAGCTCAAAGATAGCGTTCAAATCAAG GTCATGTGTGGCACACCTGAGTTCGTCCCTCCCGAAGTGGTCAATTATGATCCCATTGGGTTGTCTTCCGACCTTTGGTCTTTGGGTGTGATCGCTTATGTGCTTTTGTCAGGATTGTCGCCGTTCATGGGGGACTCACAAACGGACACGTTCAGTAATATTTCAAGGGCGGAGTATGACTTTGAGGAGCCGGAATTCGACTCCATCACACAGGAGGCCAAGGATTTCATCGCATTACTTTTAATAAAAACCCCCGGGAAACGCATGAGTGCCGAGAAGTGCTTGGAGCACCCCTGGTTGACAACATCAGAGAAACtagagatgaagaaaaaaatcaatacgGCCAAGCTCCGGAAGTTCTTGGCTCGACGTCGATGGCAACGTTGCGGCCAAGCAATTAG GGCGATGAAACGCATGTCTGGATTGATGCTCAAGCGACGTTCCACTCAAAGTATGGATTCCAATATCGCCGAACATTCTTTGGATGAGGAAAAAGAGATCAAAACGCACAAAACTGGCAGTAGCGAAGACTCTAATTCGGATGAAGAAGTTGCGCATTTCGTGTACTCTAGAGTTTACACCACCACATTCACAATGACTGTTACGTAA